Part of the Candidatus Limnocylindria bacterium genome, GATGCGCTTTTCTGCGCATCGGCTCCGGAGCGAATTCCCGCGTTCCGTGTCGCTGCGGGCTTTCAGTCACGACCCGCATTCCCTGTGCGACGTTTACGCGGTACTGGTCTCCCTCGACGCCTCTATGAGCTGGCTCTGTCGGCTTTCTTCGTGTTCACCAAGTCGAGATAGTGCCGGAACACCTTTGGATCGCGGACTGCCATGTCCGCGAGGACCTTGCGGTCGAGCTGGACGCCCGCGCTCCGCATGGCGGCCATGAGCCGGCTATACGAGACGCCGGACTCGCGCGACGCCGCGTTGATGCGTGCGATCCAGAGCGAGCGGAACTGCGTCTTCCGCTTGCGGCGATCGCGGTAGGCGTAGTTCAGCGCGTGGAGCGCGGCCTCGCGCGCAGGACGGACGAGCTTGTGTTTCGCCCCGCGGCGGCCTTCTGCGGCGCTCAGGAGCTTCTTGTGCTTCTTGTGGGCGGCGACCCCGCGCTTTATCCGTGTCATGCCTTCTCCTACTTCCCTACGAGGTGCGGCAGCATCTTGCGGATCAGCCTCAGGTCCCCGCGGGCCACGAGCGCCTTGCCGGCGTGCGCCCGCTTCCGGCGGGGCGACTTGTGCGCGTTGAGGTGGCCCTTGTACGCCTTCATGCGCATGAGCTTGCCGCGCCCGCTCGCAACGAAGCGCTTCTTGGCGCCGCTATGGCTCTTGATCTTGGGCACGACGGGATGGCCTCCTCGCGCGAAGTGTGAACGCGAATTGTACCGGTTAGTTCGTTCGCTTACGAGGCGCGGCGCTCGGCGCGG contains:
- the rplT gene encoding 50S ribosomal protein L20; protein product: MTRIKRGVAAHKKHKKLLSAAEGRRGAKHKLVRPAREAALHALNYAYRDRRKRKTQFRSLWIARINAASRESGVSYSRLMAAMRSAGVQLDRKVLADMAVRDPKVFRHYLDLVNTKKADRASS
- the rpmI gene encoding 50S ribosomal protein L35, with translation MPKIKSHSGAKKRFVASGRGKLMRMKAYKGHLNAHKSPRRKRAHAGKALVARGDLRLIRKMLPHLVGK